The Chryseobacterium glaciei DNA window CATTTATTTCACTTTCCTTTGTCTTTAAATTTGGATTCAAGTAATTCCATTAAAATCAGTTTTTCAGAAAAAGAAGACCCTTATGCAGATTTCTTTTTTTTAAATAATACACCAAGTGAAAAGGAAATCTTATCTAATATAATTGATAGATTTGACCAAAAGATTTCAGAAAATGGATATGAGTATATTTTTAATGATGATTTAAGAGAACTTCTCTCGAAATATCTTCAAAGAATATCTAGTAACTCTATTTTTATAGATTCTATCTTTAAACCTGAAAAAGATTTTTATAAAGAAGATTATTTTAGAATTACTTATTCACCAGCAATAAATATTAAATATAAAAAACCACGCTTTTTTGAAAAGCTGACTAACTCAATAATACAATTTAGTGATGATAATAATGTTGAAGCTAAGTTATTTAATTTATTAATAAGAAATCCAGAAGCTATAAATAATAATTCATATACTAAAGCTAATTATTTTATAGACGAATTATTTGAGAAGAATAAATCAAGTTTTAAGCATTTGAATGGAGCTGATGATTTTTCTGTATTTTTCCCCTTGCCTTTTAATAAGGAACAAAAACAGATATATGAAAATTACCTTAAAAATAGATTAACTGTAGTTACTGGACCTCCTGGTACAGGAAAATCACATACAATCGTTAATATATTATGTTCTTTATTAGCACAAGGTAAAAGAGTTTTGGTTACTGCACAGACAGATAAGGCTTTAGAATCTTTACTAGATAAAATACCAGAAACCTTTGATGACCTGATTTTTACTAAAATTCAATTAGAAACGAATCAAAATCGATTTTCTTTAGAGAAAAGCATAGGAAATATTTCTAAAATTTTGACAGATGATTTTTATTACGATACTGAATCAAAGTTAAGTGATTTAGATAATTTGAAGTCAGAATATGTAAAAATTAAATTTCAAATAATTCATGCATTAGAAAAAGAATATAAACAAATTACTATTAATGACTCTTTTAATAATCTAAGAGCTTTTCAAGTTATTGAAAAATTTGAAAGAAAAGACTTGAAAGAGTGGAATTGGATAAAAGATGTATTATCTGATTCAGATTTAAAGGATTTTAGTTCTATTAAAGCTTCTATTGTTAAGTTAAGGAGCCTAGGAAAAACAGAAATTAAATATAGTGCTTTTACAGACATTGATATAACATCTATTTTAGAGCAATTAGAAAATTTTGATTTTAAAAACTATCTAACTATTAAAGAGCAATATAAGCAAATTCTAAATTATCTAAATCTAACAGAAGGGAATAAAAGAGGTCTATTAAAAGTAAATCTTGATAAAATTATTGAGATAGGTAATGAATTTTCAAATACTGATATTGTAGTTAATAGTTTAAAAGACTTAGATAATGTTACAAACCAACTAAACAATAGTTATAAAAATAATATTCTAAATTCTAATAAATCATTTTCTGATTTAATAGCAAATGGTGCTAAATATCTATTGGATATTGAAACTTACCTTTCTTTTTCAGAACAAGAAAAAGTAGGTTTTTTTACTCGTTTAAAGGCAGGCTTTAAGATTGTTTCTTATCTGGAAGAATTCACTATTAATGGTAAGAAATGTAACACAAAAACAGAAATTAAATTATTAAAATCCTTAATAGAAAATTTACTTATTTTAAATTATAACTATACTATACTACAGAATAGTGGTTATACTTTAATTATTGGAGAAAACTCAAACCTATCTGACAAGGTAAATGTTTTGAATTTAACCTTACTAAAGGTTCAACGAAATAAAGATGCTATTTCTAAAATTGAGTTTAATTCTGACTTTATTACTTTTTCTGATTACACTAAAATAAATTTACTTGATATAAATGCTTTGTCAAGAAAAGCAATTTTATTTAAAGAAGAATTAGAAAATTTTAGAAATATTGAATCGATATTTCAGCAAAAAGAAAAAATCTTAGAAGAAATAAGCTCAATAATTGAAAAGTCTAGCATAAGACAAGATTTTAATGAATTTTTGCCTGTAGATAATATAATTAACGAAGATGTATTTGAAAAGTTAAAAAATAGATTTTTGGAAATTGGGAATAAAATAAAAAGCGAGCAGGAATTTACTCGTTTGAATAATTTTGTTAAAACAAAACTTCCTAACACCTTTGATTTTTTAAATACTATTGATGAAAATTATATAACTAAAGAGAATTTCGAATTTTTTTCTGCAAGTTATTTTTTAAAGGAAAATCAATATGTAGATTTTCAGAGATTTACAGAAGAGCTCTCACAAATAAATAATAAGATTTATACAATTAAAAGTGAAATATTATTTGATTTGGCAAAAAAGAACTTTAAAGAAAAGTTCAGTGACAATGAAATTGATGCATTTATAAATCTTTTAGAGCAATACAGATATAATCAATCTCAAAGTGTAAGAAAAATTAAGAATCAGACACAATATCAAATTGTGACTCGAAATAATGGGATTGAGATTAGTAAAAAATTATCTTGTTGGGTAATGAAGTTCAATGATGTTTTAAATTCAATAGGAAATGAACCTGAAATTTTTGATTGTATCATTGTAGATGAGGCGAGTCAGTTGGATTTTAATAGTCTTATTCTAAGTTATTATGCCGAAAATATGATAATTGTTGGGGATGATAAACAGACTTCACCAACTAGTTTGACGGGAGCTGATAGTAATGATTTTGAAAGTATTAAAAATAAATATTTACAATTTTTAGGAATTAACGCAATTCAAATTAAAAGTGATAACAGTTTATTTACATTATCTAAAATGATTGCAGGAGCTTCAAATTTAATGCTAAGAGAGCATTTCAGATGTGTGCCAGAAATTATTGAATTTTCCAAGTTTCATTTTTATGATAATAATCTTCGCCCTTTAAAACAAATTAATTCAAATAGGCTTAATCCAAAAGAAAAAGTCTTTGTAGAAAATGCATTTTCGGAAGAAAAAGTAGTTAATAGAGAGATAGAAGAAATAAGAAAATTTTTAAAAATAATATTAAACAAAAAAGAATATTCCAATAAAACTATCGGAGTTGTCAGTCTTGGGTTGACTAAACATACTGAAAAGCTTAAAGATATAAAAGAAGAATTAGAAAATGAGTTTGGAAAGGAAAGAATAGATAAACATAAAATAATAATCGAGGACTCTCCTAAATTTCAAGGTGACGAAAGGGATGTAATGATTATATCGTTAGGTGTTGCGATTGATTATCAAAAGTTACAGGAAAACCAAAATGCGAAGCCAAGAGCAATCATAAGTGACCAAGACGAATTTAAAAAAATAAATGTAGCATTAAGTAGAGCAAAGGAGCAAATGATATTGTTTCACTCAGTTAAAGCTGAGCATCTACAAGCATTGGATTTTAGAAATAAAATATTAAATTTTTTTTATGAAGAACCTAAACCATTTCCTGTACTGACAATTTCTACTGATAAAATTGAACGTTATAGGCATAATGTACCTAAACCTTTTGATAGCTGGTTTGAAAGAGATATTGCCAAACATCTTATAGATATTGGATTTAATAATATTTTACCACAATATAATGTAAAGGAGCCAGAAGTATTTTATAATCATAAATTAGGGAAAAATGTATATGTCAATTTTAAAATAGATTTAGTGGTAATTAACAATGGTAAGATGGTTGCCATTGAATGTGATGGAGACCCATTTCATTCATTACCTGAAGATGTAGCGTATGATATTGAGAGACAAGAGTTCTTGGAACGAGTAGGATGGAAGATATGTAGAATTGTTTATTCTAATTACAAAAGAAATCCGAGTGAGGAAATTGAAAGAATAAAATCATTTATTGAAATTAATACAAAAAATGATGTTCAAGTAATTCTTGAAACTGAAACTGAATTTCTAGTTACTGAAGATATTCAAGGTGATATATTTCATGATGATACTGTTAAATATGAGGATTCCGAAAATATTGTAAATACAGATAATCAATATAAACTAGAAAAAAAATACAAATCGTATATTGATTTAATAGAAGATGATTTGGCTACAGTTCGCACTTCGAGTACATCTGAGTTAGATGGTGATTTTATAGAAGATGATAAGTCATCTGAAGAAAAATTTATTAGTGAAGATTTTGAAGAAGAGATTAGAGATAATGATAAAGTTTTAAGGTATTTTAATTTATTTGAAAATAATACCTATAAAGTTCAGGATTATGAAGATTCAGAAAGCCTTTTTTCTATTGCAATTAAAGAAAAACATGTTAATGGATTCTTGTTGCAGTGTTATGACAACGGACATATTAATAAAGTAAATGTTAAATCAATCTTAGATAAAAGATTAGATTATCATTACGCCAATGGTAAGAACCCAAATGCTAATCTGTTAAATTTAAAGTTGATTGAAAATGAGTCAATTATTGGCTTGAAAATTAAGAAAAAAGATGATTATTTGTTTAAAGCTCATAAAACAAAAAATATATCGGCTAGAGACACTCTCCATCTGCAAGGGTATAAAGTTATATATCAAGACTATGATGAGGTTCAATATTGCGAGCTTCCTAAAAATATACAGAGTGGATTAGAACGTCTAGTTTTTGAAAGCTTTAGTTCAGTTGGAAAATCT harbors:
- a CDS encoding AAA domain-containing protein — encoded protein: MNVLSQYITFLKEYKKLLERGVKDILSSGNSSNFIWIDDIENFVNEGVCSTTLLEIFSSQFKKQLSIFTLEKQLKPLIIIPDEFVDIIEFDEAKNLFKSIAGTEEDLEEFSNSEVGKKQIEKLKNFRKNKDLYSKLYRAYNDIRNDSNLEIVLSIGLIQYSKFNNNGNLSKTNQHLFHFPLSLNLDSSNSIKISFSEKEDPYADFFFLNNTPSEKEILSNIIDRFDQKISENGYEYIFNDDLRELLSKYLQRISSNSIFIDSIFKPEKDFYKEDYFRITYSPAINIKYKKPRFFEKLTNSIIQFSDDNNVEAKLFNLLIRNPEAINNNSYTKANYFIDELFEKNKSSFKHLNGADDFSVFFPLPFNKEQKQIYENYLKNRLTVVTGPPGTGKSHTIVNILCSLLAQGKRVLVTAQTDKALESLLDKIPETFDDLIFTKIQLETNQNRFSLEKSIGNISKILTDDFYYDTESKLSDLDNLKSEYVKIKFQIIHALEKEYKQITINDSFNNLRAFQVIEKFERKDLKEWNWIKDVLSDSDLKDFSSIKASIVKLRSLGKTEIKYSAFTDIDITSILEQLENFDFKNYLTIKEQYKQILNYLNLTEGNKRGLLKVNLDKIIEIGNEFSNTDIVVNSLKDLDNVTNQLNNSYKNNILNSNKSFSDLIANGAKYLLDIETYLSFSEQEKVGFFTRLKAGFKIVSYLEEFTINGKKCNTKTEIKLLKSLIENLLILNYNYTILQNSGYTLIIGENSNLSDKVNVLNLTLLKVQRNKDAISKIEFNSDFITFSDYTKINLLDINALSRKAILFKEELENFRNIESIFQQKEKILEEISSIIEKSSIRQDFNEFLPVDNIINEDVFEKLKNRFLEIGNKIKSEQEFTRLNNFVKTKLPNTFDFLNTIDENYITKENFEFFSASYFLKENQYVDFQRFTEELSQINNKIYTIKSEILFDLAKKNFKEKFSDNEIDAFINLLEQYRYNQSQSVRKIKNQTQYQIVTRNNGIEISKKLSCWVMKFNDVLNSIGNEPEIFDCIIVDEASQLDFNSLILSYYAENMIIVGDDKQTSPTSLTGADSNDFESIKNKYLQFLGINAIQIKSDNSLFTLSKMIAGASNLMLREHFRCVPEIIEFSKFHFYDNNLRPLKQINSNRLNPKEKVFVENAFSEEKVVNREIEEIRKFLKIILNKKEYSNKTIGVVSLGLTKHTEKLKDIKEELENEFGKERIDKHKIIIEDSPKFQGDERDVMIISLGVAIDYQKLQENQNAKPRAIISDQDEFKKINVALSRAKEQMILFHSVKAEHLQALDFRNKILNFFYEEPKPFPVLTISTDKIERYRHNVPKPFDSWFERDIAKHLIDIGFNNILPQYNVKEPEVFYNHKLGKNVYVNFKIDLVVINNGKMVAIECDGDPFHSLPEDVAYDIERQEFLERVGWKICRIVYSNYKRNPSEEIERIKSFIEINTKNDVQVILETETEFLVTEDIQGDIFHDDTVKYEDSENIVNTDNQYKLEKKYKSYIDLIEDDLATVRTSSTSELDGDFIEDDKSSEEKFISEDFEEEIRDNDKVLRYFNLFENNTYKVQDYEDSESLFSIAIKEKHVNGFLLQCYDNGHINKVNVKSILDKRLDYHYANGKNPNANLLNLKLIENESIIGLKIKKKDDYLFKAHKTKNISARDTLHLQGYKVIYQDYDEVQYCELPKNIQSGLERLVFESFSSVGKSIYNNYYDTEWELLKYNTELL